The following are from one region of the Nicotiana tabacum cultivar K326 chromosome 3, ASM71507v2, whole genome shotgun sequence genome:
- the LOC107824367 gene encoding acidic endochitinase Q, with the protein MEFSGSPMALFCCVFFLFLTGSLAQGIGSIVTSDLFNEMLKNRNDGRCPANGFYTYDAFIAAANSFPGFGTTGDDTARRKEIAAFFGQTSHETTGGSLSAEPFTGGYCFVRQNDQSDRYYGRGPIQLTNRNNYEKAGTAIGQELVNNPDLVATDATISFKTAIWFWMTPQDNKPSSHDVIIGRWTPSAADQAANRVPGYGVITNIINGGIECGIGRNDAVEDRIGYYRRYCGMLNVAPGENLDCYNQRNFGQG; encoded by the exons ATGGAGTTTTCTGGATCACCAATGGCATTGTTTTGTTGTGTGTTTTTCCTGTTCTTAACAGGGAGCTTGGCACAAGGCATTGGTTCTATTGTAACGAGTGACTTGTTCAACGAGATGCTGAAGAATAGGAACGACGGTAGATGTCCTGCCAATGGCTTCTACACTTATGATGCATTCATAGCTGCTGCCAATTCCTTTCCTGGTTTTGGAACTACTGGTGATGATACTGCCCGTAGGAAAGAAATTGCTGCCtttttcggtcaaacttctcacgAAACTACTG GTGGATCCCTGAGTGCAGAACCATTTACAGGAGGGTATTGCTTTGTTAGGCAAAATGACCAGAGTGACAGATATTATGGTAGAGGACCCATCCAATTGACAAA CCGAAATAACTATGAGAAAGCTGGAACTGCAATTGGACAAGAGCTAGTTAACAACCCTGATTTAGTGGCCACAGATGCTACTATATCATTCAAAACAGCTATATGGTTTTGGATGACACCACAGGACAACAAGCCATCTTCCCACGACGTTATCATCGGTCGTTGGACTCCGTCTGCCGCGGATCAGGCGGCGAATCGAGTACCAGGTTACGGTGTAATTACCAACATCATTAACGGTGGAATTGAATGTGGCATAGGACGGAATGACGCAGTGGAAGATCGAATTGGATACTACAGGAGGTATTGTGGTATGTTAAATGTTGCTCCGGGGGAAAACTTGGACTGTTACAACCAAAGGAACTTCGGCCAGGGCTAG